A genome region from Tolypothrix sp. PCC 7712 includes the following:
- a CDS encoding DUF3593 domain-containing protein, which yields MISKDALFALSLFPYLGFLWFISRSKLMPRLALYGFYGTLVFVGITIPAGIYAKVHYKEALANVDWLHGGAELFLTLSNILIVLGFWKAVKQLKAKNSPENTQA from the coding sequence ATGATCTCTAAAGATGCCCTTTTTGCCCTTTCACTGTTTCCTTATTTGGGTTTCTTGTGGTTTATCAGCCGCAGTAAGCTAATGCCACGTTTAGCTTTGTATGGATTTTACGGCACTTTAGTTTTTGTGGGGATCACCATTCCGGCGGGAATTTATGCCAAAGTCCATTACAAAGAGGCTTTAGCAAATGTCGATTGGCTGCACGGTGGTGCAGAACTTTTCTTAACCCTTTCTAACATTTTGATTGTGCTAGGTTTCTGGAAAGCTGTAAAGCAGTTAAAAGCGAAAAATTCCCCAGAAAACACTCAAGCATAG
- the hisA gene encoding 1-(5-phosphoribosyl)-5-[(5-phosphoribosylamino)methylideneamino]imidazole-4-carboxamide isomerase has product MDVIPAIDLLAGRCVRLYQGDYDRSQVFSENPADVAQQWVDQGAARLHVVDLDGAKAGKVVNLEAIEAIAQAVSVPIQVGGGLRDRASVQQLFNIGVQRAILGTVAVEQPQLVQQLCQEFPGQIIVGIDARNGLVATRGWLETSEVLATQLAVQMQELGAAAIIYTDIHRDGTLSGPNLEALRELAATISIPVIASGGVSSVTDLLSLLVLEPQGVNGVIVGRALYTGDIDLKEALRAIGPGRIQDIPPNLDFTSFA; this is encoded by the coding sequence ATGGATGTAATTCCAGCAATTGATTTATTAGCAGGCCGTTGTGTACGACTTTATCAGGGAGACTACGATCGCTCGCAAGTATTTAGTGAAAACCCAGCTGATGTAGCTCAACAGTGGGTTGATCAAGGTGCAGCTAGGCTCCATGTAGTAGATTTGGATGGTGCGAAAGCAGGTAAAGTTGTCAACTTGGAAGCTATCGAAGCGATCGCACAAGCGGTATCAGTACCAATTCAAGTCGGTGGGGGATTACGCGATCGCGCTAGCGTCCAGCAGTTATTTAATATTGGCGTACAACGAGCGATTCTGGGAACCGTTGCTGTTGAACAACCCCAACTAGTACAACAACTCTGTCAAGAATTTCCGGGACAAATTATTGTTGGGATTGATGCGCGGAACGGATTAGTAGCAACTCGCGGTTGGTTAGAAACTTCAGAAGTTTTGGCAACCCAATTAGCTGTACAAATGCAAGAATTGGGAGCAGCCGCAATTATTTACACTGATATTCACCGTGATGGTACTCTCTCAGGGCCAAACTTAGAAGCTTTGCGAGAACTCGCTGCTACAATTTCCATCCCCGTAATTGCTTCAGGTGGAGTGAGTTCTGTTACCGATTTGTTGAGCTTGTTGGTGTTGGAACCTCAAGGCGTAAATGGCGTAATTGTAGGGCGTGCCCTATATACTGGCGATATTGATTTAAAAGAAGCCTTGCGTGCGATCGGGCCTGGAAGGATTCAAGATATTCCCCCAAATCTGGATTTTACTAGCTTTGCTTAA
- a CDS encoding winged helix-turn-helix domain-containing protein translates to MYTSESTKFPAKADIGQTSRILVVEDEELIREMLLVALEGEGYEVVTATDGRSAVEYIKNFEPNSGELSFDLVILDLMLPQINGLDICRLLRHQGNPVPILMLSAKGSETDRVLGLEVGADDYLTKPFSMRELVARCRALLRRQRFSTLPQIPILKYKDVSLNPQECRVLVRGQEVSLSPKEFRLLELFMSYARRVWSREQLLDQVWGPDFVGDSKTVDVHIRWLREKLELDPSRPEYIVTVRGFGYRFG, encoded by the coding sequence ATGTACACTAGCGAATCTACCAAGTTTCCTGCCAAGGCGGATATAGGGCAAACAAGCCGCATTCTAGTAGTAGAAGATGAAGAACTAATCCGAGAAATGCTGTTGGTAGCACTAGAGGGTGAAGGCTATGAAGTCGTAACTGCTACTGATGGGCGATCGGCTGTGGAATATATCAAGAATTTTGAACCGAATTCTGGGGAACTCTCCTTTGATTTGGTAATTTTAGATTTAATGCTACCGCAAATCAACGGATTAGATATCTGTCGCTTGCTACGTCATCAAGGTAACCCAGTGCCAATTTTGATGCTGAGTGCCAAAGGTAGTGAAACTGACCGCGTATTGGGTTTAGAAGTGGGAGCAGATGATTATCTGACCAAACCCTTTAGTATGCGGGAATTAGTAGCTCGTTGTCGCGCTTTACTTCGTCGTCAGCGCTTCAGTACTTTGCCGCAAATACCGATACTTAAGTACAAGGATGTGAGTTTAAATCCCCAAGAGTGTCGCGTACTGGTTCGTGGTCAAGAGGTGAGCCTATCACCAAAAGAGTTTCGTCTCTTAGAACTGTTTATGAGCTATGCTCGTCGAGTATGGTCGCGAGAACAGTTGCTAGATCAGGTTTGGGGGCCAGATTTTGTGGGCGATAGTAAGACTGTAGATGTCCACATTCGATGGTTACGGGAAAAATTAGAATTAGACCCCAGTCGTCCTGAATACATTGTGACTGTCAGAGGTTTTGGCTATAGATTTGGATAA
- a CDS encoding DUF2499 domain-containing protein, which yields MHVLSIPTWIIHVSSVIEWIAAIWLIWTYGELTGNRTWWGLSFAMLPALVSAMCACTWHYFDNPQSLEWLVTLQATMTLVGNFTLWAAAVWIWRSAKPAHQGINSVANQPIKSER from the coding sequence ATGCATGTGCTTTCAATTCCCACCTGGATTATTCATGTTTCTAGCGTCATTGAGTGGATTGCCGCTATTTGGTTAATCTGGACTTACGGCGAACTCACTGGTAACCGGACTTGGTGGGGATTGTCCTTCGCCATGTTACCCGCATTAGTTAGTGCTATGTGTGCTTGTACCTGGCACTATTTTGATAATCCCCAATCTTTGGAATGGCTGGTAACACTTCAAGCTACCATGACCTTAGTTGGTAATTTTACCCTTTGGGCAGCTGCGGTGTGGATTTGGCGTTCTGCCAAGCCTGCTCATCAGGGAATTAATTCTGTTGCAAACCAACCTATCAAATCAGAGCGATGA